The Branchiostoma lanceolatum isolate klBraLanc5 chromosome 12, klBraLanc5.hap2, whole genome shotgun sequence DNA segment tggtgtgtgtgtatatgtatgtttgtgtaatcTAGGGAGGGTACGTTGTTGATATTTCCGGACAGGGCCTACtgactggagctagaataggaatGGAACCAGGCTATCGTATTTGTCGTCGGTATGTCATCCAGCCCTCACCGTTAGTTAGATTCCCCTTCATGACGAGAGGCGATGACAGAGGGTTGGTGTCACTGAAACTCGAGCACACAAGTCGCCGTCAGGCTGTCACTCTCCTCGCTGTACAGGACTCTCCCCGCCACCTTATCGGGGTCGGGGCGCATACCGTGGTCCGGAGCGGTGCCGGGACCTTCATGCCTTACCGCCGCTGCCTCGCCACCTGTCCGGTGTGAGTGATCACCGGGCGAGGAGGGTCCTAGGGATGAGTGACGGATGCGTCATGGGTCACGTGGCATCAAAAGATGGGGCCACGGGACGAGGTCTTTCGCTGGGCTGGCTTCTGTTGCCTTAGGTTGAGTGGAGAAAAACGTCCTAACTATTTGACATTTCTTGGGTAAGCCTATGGCGCTCATGGCTGTCTTTTCAAAAATCTCgaacacgtacacacacacggacacacaaacacgcacgcacacacgcacacacacacacacacacacacacacatacacatataaatTGTGAAAGTTGATTATATCCACATATATCAACCCAATACGTACAAGATTTTGcgtgtacatgaatgtaggtggcgcttttacgGTGTTACACGGGCTCCTCACGCGGCGACTTAACATCGATACTTGTTAAACTCTTAAATTTCCTTCCAGATGTATTTAAAGACGTCCGGCCATGTTTGGGAAAGTGTTCACTCACTGTAAATCTAATGGCTGGTCTATATTCACAATTTTACATACCGGGACGATATACCTattagagcctaatctgcagtaccgatCCTGGCCGCGGCGTGAAAAGTGttaaaacgaccgtcaaatttttgccaaatttcttttggggaatggggaaatcgcgaaagGCTCTCAAAGGGTTTCGACTATTTAAGGCTTACATGAGTTCAATTTGGAAACTGCGACCATGTGAAATCAAGAATTTATATTTGAGACATTCCAAAAGTAATGGGATATTAGGTCTGTAAGTGTATGATCACTTTTGTTATAGCAATACAAGTGGTCGAGTGTACATTTTCTGTAGATTGTCGCGTTATTAAGGGCTACTGTATCTAGTTTCCAATCCTATGTTGCGAAGCAATAAGACGTTGAACAAATGcaacgttgttgactttttgcCTGTCAATAAATACGATTTTCCTGTTAAAATGCTGTAAGGTGTTTGCGACACTTAGTGGTGCAGTATAACATTGAGCGCCAGGAGGAGCCACTGGATGGGCTGAATACAAGACAACCTATCTCCGAGAAAAATATGTGTAGAAGTTGGTTCGTTACACCAACCCCCTTCAGTGGATAGAGATCAGTCTAGAAACCCTCTCCCTCGGCTCATCACTTTTCGACAAGTGCAACAAATGTTCCTATTGTTCACCAGTAGCACGTGAAGTTTCACTAACATGGTTGAAACTCGACCTGTTCGTTTAGACACTGAGGGAAATGTTTGACCTCTGGAAAAGAGACTAATTTACAGACAATTGAACCCAAGGATACAGCTGTGCACGTGTTCGGGACGCATGTGCTATGTCCTTGTCCCTGCACCAAAAAGATGGACGTTTGTGATACAACATAACATGTTATGTACaatgaataactttattgcacgacaatcatgcacggtgcaatgtatggcaacaactattaaacacaaaacaaaatagaagtatagaatacaatttaacatcctaattactaaagCAATAAGGGACAGTTCATATACAACACTGTttcttagttaacttagaaatCTGTCCTCAAGTTTACGTGTAATCGAAAAGCAAGCTAAGATATTTTAAACATTCAGAGGCAAAAACATAAGATAAATCCGTGTTTTTTATGATATATGCAAGGTTTCTACAATTTCTTCTCCGGTCGGCCTTTCAAAGGACGTGTTTCTGTCCACGGTATGATATAGAGACACGTGCAAACGACCCAGTTGAAAcattcaataagaaaaaaaggaccctgattttttttattcaatttcataACAGACAATTAGGATGGACTGTTTCCTAGTAAAAACAACACACGATATTTTCTAACCAATGGTGACTCAGAAAAGATCCATAAGTGACCCCGGTTGAAGCatttcatcagaaaaaaagagcCACGTTTTTCAATACAATCTGATAACAGATAATTACGATGGACTGTTTCCTAGTTAAAACAACACACGATCTTTTCTGACCAATGGCGATCGCTAGCCAGACCTTGCTGTCTGCACCTGCGTCATAATATGTAAATTAGAAAAGCCATTTTGTCAACAGACCCAGACTGCACCGCACACTGACTAACAGCAAGAGAGCCCGGACAGAAGTCAGCACAACCGCGAACAATCGGTGAGTAACTTGCAGATACTGTACACGCTAAATTTTGACAATACTGTAAACTTAGGTCAAATATCTCCACCGTAAATTGTTAGAGCGAAATATGTCTTAATATAAAAGCAACTAACATAAAATGGGTAGGATAGCCTTATAGAACAATAGTtcagtaccagtagatgccatactttgtaccttctACAATTGTTGTGGAATAAAGTTCCATATATgtgtatttattgtttattccttTGTTGTCATATAGGAAGCCTTTCTCTGCCAAGTATAGAATACGACAAAAAATGGAATCTGCGACGTCATTTTTCGTGTTGACTCTGCTGACGACTACTGCCGGGAAGACCCTTCGTTTTACCGGCCGTAACTTAACGCACGTCCCGATAGACTCCATCACACCAGACGCCCATACGGTCAGGCTGTCAGACAACAAAATATCCCACCTCGGCTCCTTTAATACAACTCCGTACATACGGTATCTCTATATCGACAACAACAGGGTAAACAACTTATCACCGCATACATTCCGACGTTTGGGTGAACTACGTATTCTGGATCTGGACAGAAACTACATCGTTTCCCTTCGCGACTTCGTCTTTTCCGACCTCTCCAAGCTTTTTAATCTGTACCTCGCAAACAACCTCATTTCCGCCATATCAGACCGCACCTTCCACGGTCTGGCAAGTCTGGAGTTCCTGGAACTTTCCGGGAATAGACTGTCTGCGGTTCCCATGCAGGCCATCAGGCTGATTCCTAGTAAACAACTCTTGTTAGTGTTGCTCATGGTCAACAACATCAGTCAAATACCCGGAAATCTAACATCAGCCCACCCGTCCGCTTCTTACCAGTTCCAGGGGAACCCTTTGCTCTGTCCTGACGAACAAGTCAGCCATGACGGCGTGTTTAGCATTAAAAACATTGACAAGTGGCCCGCCATAATACCTTACGTCATCAACGCCGAACATAACCGCTCATTCGTCGAAAAGTCATTCTTCTTAAGAAGTCGGTATGAATACTTCGGTGTTCTTCCTAACACTTTCTACGTAAGTCAACATGTTTCTGTTAGTCTACCTTTACCTTGGGTGGTCAGTAGTGAGGGCTACGCATGGGACACCCCAACAGGGCGCCACCTGGTCAAGTCTGCCGTTGAACTGCACATGGTTGAAGACTTCACGGCGGAAGACTCGGGCTTGTACACAATAGAACTGGGCGGGCCTGCGGGGAGCACGCAAAGCTATCATTGTGATCTTCTGCTGTGCCTTAACTTGCGACCAGAGGAGAGACAGGAAGAAAACACTACACTGTCCCCATTGGACGATTTCTTACCACTAGGTAAAAACAAGACAGACACTTGTGCAGGTTCTACGAACCAATCAAGCTGTTCTTACTGGTCATTTCATCCGAAGTTCTGTGTTGTTGGAAACACCAACTCAAGAGCAACACCCATCATTGCCACGGCTGTTGTCGCCATTATTGTGATGCTATTTTCAATTGCGTTATTTCGTTGGAGAAAACGACGAACCAGTCGAGAGAACAACCACACCAAGGGTGCAACATTGCACCTGGGGGTACAGGCAATGGCCGTCTGTATCCCTCTTCGTATCCTTCCCGAATTGACGGAAGATTcaacagaaggagagtcagacccGAACGCGTTTCCTCTTCGACGTATGCGATTGCGAAAAACCCACTGGTCGGCGATGAAAGTGGGAGCCGCGCAATACGGTTTCCATGGAGTAGCAGATGCGCTCCCAGCGGACACGGTCGGTACTACAGACGCCCAGGTTCATCACTACGATAACGATGACGCATCAGATGCAGACGAGGATCACCAACGCGCCTCTGTAGCGCCGCCCCCTTTACCGGCCTATGAGAACACTGCAGCTCACGCGGATACGGTCGGTACTACAGACGCCCAGGTTCATCACTACGACAACGATGACGCATCAGATGCAGACGAGGATCACCAACACGCCTCTGCAGCTCCGCCCTCTCTATCGGCCTATGAGAACACTGCAGCTCACGCTGAAAATACAGACGAGGTGGAAGAAAGGCCTTATGGCATAGCTCAGGCAAACACACTTTATCAAGGAGATACGGCCCCGAATCGAAGAACTCTCACAAGCGATCAACATGGCTCTGCAGCTCCGCCCCCTCTAGCGGTCTATGAGAACACTGCAGCTCCCGTTGAAAATACAGACGAAATGGCAAACACGCTCTATCAAGGAGTTACGGCTTCGAATCGCAGAACTCTCACAAGCGAGCAACACGCCTCTGCAGCACCACCCCCTCTAGCGGTCTATGAGGATGCTGCAGCTCCCGTTAAAAATACAGACGAAATGGCAAACACGCTTTATCAAGGAGCTATGGCTTCGAATCGCAGAACTGTCACATACGAGCATACGAGTAGCACCGCAACACATTACAGTCCGATAGATGCGACCCAAACGGAAACCTTCACCACTGACTTGTACGGACAGCGAACAGACCACACTGCCATGACACGCGACATCGCAACGACCTTTCACGATTATGAGGAGGATTTCGGCATTCTGTACGGGTGTGGTGCGGCAACTGCCGAGTAACTGATGTGCTCAAAATccattttttgttcatttcctttatcttcacaagtctcgtcctagtctcgtgttctcgcgagactaggtcactccgtgatcaagatgtacagtagacattgAACATTTGGAGGTACGTTCTTGAGAATTAGCATATAAATAGCATGACAGCACGTAAGTAAAGCTGTTGGATAATTCTCCATTGTACGTTACACATGCGTTCTTGTGCATCAAAACTTAGTCAACGTAGTGTataagtgaaatatattgtgtttTTGATTCATAAAtatagtaaataaatgaatacatgaaaaaaattctaaTCGTAATTGTCGTGGAGTGGAACTTGTCACAATTAATGTGGTGGGCTCATCCTTACACAAACTTTGAACAACGCCTACCTAGATTTAGATGTGATTCACTTGTATTCATGGATAGCCCAATTTTCAGCACTGTGAAATAAATAGAACTTCttggtttctttttcttctgtaaaTGTATATTAGAAAATGTTGTGGGATTTTGTGTATTTCATGTTgcattgaatttgaataaatgacaaatacatggaaataaattgtatcatttgatatcattttgccTTGATTTTCATGGTTGATGCTGGTGGCACCCTTTTGATATTGAGATGTAGTTCATTCCTTTTACTATGAAACAGTCCCCCAGTTCACAGCAAAGCAACTAACTGAATGATTAAAATGTACTGCCTGTAAAATACTAACCTTCCCGCGGACAGTTGTTCCatgttttgccaaattctacgagcCATACcgccgcaggaaggcctggagGAGGCTATGTTCTAGCGcgctcacacacaaacacacgcgcacacagggacacacatacacacacacacacacacgcacacacacacacactcacacaaagacacacacacgcacacacacacacacactcacacaaagacacacacatgcacacacacaaacacacgcacacacagggacacacatacacacacacacacgcacacacacacacacactcacacaaagacacacgcatgcacacacacaaacacacacacatactctcgcacacacacacacacaaacacacacacagggacacacatacacacacacacgcacacacacacaaacacacacacacacatactctcgcacacacacacacacaaacacacacacacaggattaAAAATGCCAAATTCTGATGACAAAGGGTACGAAAATAATGGAACATGAATAATCGTTGAGCGATACATCC contains these protein-coding regions:
- the LOC136445802 gene encoding uncharacterized protein, producing MESATSFFVLTLLTTTAGKTLRFTGRNLTHVPIDSITPDAHTVRLSDNKISHLGSFNTTPYIRYLYIDNNRVNNLSPHTFRRLGELRILDLDRNYIVSLRDFVFSDLSKLFNLYLANNLISAISDRTFHGLASLEFLELSGNRLSAVPMQAIRLIPSKQLLLVLLMVNNISQIPGNLTSAHPSASYQFQGNPLLCPDEQVSHDGVFSIKNIDKWPAIIPYVINAEHNRSFVEKSFFLRSRYEYFGVLPNTFYVSQHVSVSLPLPWVVSSEGYAWDTPTGRHLVKSAVELHMVEDFTAEDSGLYTIELGGPAGSTQSYHCDLLLCLNLRPEERQEENTTLSPLDDFLPLGKNKTDTCAGSTNQSSCSYWSFHPKFCVVGNTNSRATPIIATAVVAIIVMLFSIALFRWRKRRTSRENNHTKGATLHLGVQAMAVCIPLRILPELTEDSTEGESDPNAFPLRRMRLRKTHWSAMKVGAAQYGFHGVADALPADTVGTTDAQVHHYDNDDASDADEDHQRASVAPPPLPAYENTAAHADTVGTTDAQVHHYDNDDASDADEDHQHASAAPPSLSAYENTAAHAENTDEVEERPYGIAQANTLYQGDTAPNRRTLTSDQHGSAAPPPLAVYENTAAPVENTDEMANTLYQGVTASNRRTLTSEQHASAAPPPLAVYEDAAAPVKNTDEMANTLYQGAMASNRRTVTYEHTSSTATHYSPIDATQTETFTTDLYGQRTDHTAMTRDIATTFHDYEEDFGILYGCGAATAE